A single genomic interval of Helianthus annuus cultivar XRQ/B chromosome 6, HanXRQr2.0-SUNRISE, whole genome shotgun sequence harbors:
- the LOC110919896 gene encoding uncharacterized protein LOC110919896, which yields MCSSNSKNAKATPAATTVPDINGRLVLQPATSNQRFKRSSSLKKSLSLPKSTTIVPVPPPPPKQKQGGNNKANSMNSTTKTVIPNKKPKKSICINSSNTNPNSLVVKYLPEVIVNAPGSIAAAWKEQVEVMQVQSKIKIAHYGRSIKPAKYDSCKKLTSLYHPKSVIDRSPVTNVTEEKRCSFITPYSDPIFIAYHDEEWGIPVHDDNFIGNTKSDLLFECASHANEFDMFE from the exons ATGTGTTCTTCAAACTCCAAAAATGCTAAAGCTACTCCGGCAGCCACCACAGTACCCGACATCAATGGCCGGCTGGTGCTCCAACCTGCAACCTCTAACCAAAGGTTCAAAAGATCTTCTTCACTTAAAAAGAGCCTCTCCCTTCCAAAATCAACCACTATAGTTCcagttccaccaccaccacctaagCAAAAGCAAGGTGGCAACAACAAAGCAAATTCTATGAATTCCACCACAAAAACTGTAATTCCTAATAAGAAGCCAAAGAAAAGTATCTGCATAAACTCTAGTAATACCAATCCGAATTCCTTGGTGGTTAAGTACTTGCCGGAAGTGATTGTGAATGCTCCGGGAAGTATAGCGGCTGCATGGAAGGAACAGGTGGAAGTGATGCAGGTTCAAAGCAAAATAAAGATTGCTCACTATGGTAGATCAATTAAGCCTGCTAAGTATGATAGCTGCAAGAAGCTCACATCTTTATATCATCCCAAATCTGTAATTGATAGAAGCCCAGTTACCAATGTAACAGAAGAGAAAAGATGCAGCTTCATCACCCCATATTCAG ACCCTATATTCATTGCGTACCATGATGAAGAATGGGGAATTCCGGTACATGATGATAA TTTTATTGGCAACACGAAATCTGATTTG TTATTTGAATGTGCATCTCATGCGAATGAGTTTGATATGTTCGAATGA